The genomic interval CCTCCAATCTGCCCAGCCACATCCCCCAATCTGCCCAGCCACATCCCCCAATGTGCCCAGCCACATTCCCCAAAGTGCCCAGCCACATCCCGGCAGCAGCTTAACaaccagaggagaacaggagaaaaggagaagaggagagaaaagcagccgtgtgtgtgtgtgtgtgtgtgtgtgtgtgtgtgtgtgtgtgtgtgtgtgtgtgtgtgtgtgtgtgtgtgtgtgtgtgtgtgtgtgtgtgtgtgtgtgtgtgtgtgtgtgtgtgtgtgtgtgtgtgtgtgtgtgtgatggggtgtgtgtgtgtgtgatggggtgTTTGGCAGACTCCGTGACAGGGGTGACGCTGGGGCCATATGGCCATACTAGGTTGGGTGGACCACCCTACTAACCACACAACCTGTCTCACCCTTGTTTTCTGTGTGTGCACACTTGCATATGTCCATGTGTGCACTGTAATAATGTGGTTTTGTTTTTTTATTAGCAAGCTTTTGACGGGTGCTTGGCAGTGCCATCCCAGGATCCATCAGCGTCAGGCTAGTATTTCTATTTCTGCTGCAGCGCTGGGCAGGACAGGGGTAGGGTGGGCTAGGATTGGCTGGGGTGGACTGGTGTGGACTGGGGTAGTGTGGACTGAGCTGTGGTTGAGCGGGGTGGGGTAGAGtgggctggggtagtgtgggcTGATGTAGAGTGGGCTGGGCTCGAGtgggctggggtagtgtgggctggggtagtgtgggctggggtagtgtgggctggggtcgattgggctggggtagtgtgggctggggtagtgtgggctggggtcgattgggctggggtagtgtgggctggggtagtgtgggctggggtagtgtgggctggggtcgagtgggctggggtagtgtgggctggggtagtgtgggctggggttgattgggctggggtagtgtgggctggagtagtgtgggctggggtagtgtgggctggggtagtgtgggctggggtagtgtgggctggggtcgattgggctggggtagtgtgggctggggtagtgtgggctggggtcgattgggctggggtagtgtgggctggggtagtgtgggctagggtagtgtgggctggggtcgattgggctggggtagtgtgggctggggtagtgtgggctggggttgattgggctggggtagtgtgggcTGGAGTAGTGTGGGCTGGGGTAGTGTGGCCTGGGGTAGTGTGGGCTGGGGTCGGGGCTCGATtgggctggggtagtgtgggctggggtcgattgggctggggtagtgtgggctggggtagtgtgggctggggtcgtttgggctggggtagtgtgggctggggtcgattgggctggggtagtgtgggctggggtagtgtgggcTGGAGTAGGGtgggctggggtagtgtgggctggggtcgattgggctggggtagtgtgggctggggtagggtgggctggggtagtgtgggctggggtcgattgggctggggtagtgtgggcTGGGGTAGGGTGGGCTGGGGTAGAGTGGGATGGGGTCGATTGGGCTGGAGTAGTGTGGGCTGGGGTCGATtgggctggggtagtgtgggctggggtcgattgggctggggtagtgtgggctggggtagtgtgggctggggtcgattgggctggggtagtgtgggctggggtcgattgggctggggtagtgtgggctggggtagtgtgggcTGGAGTAGGGtgggctggggtagtgtgggctggggtagagtgggctggggtagtgtgggctggggtagtgtgggctggggtagtgtgggctggggtagtgtgggctggggtagagtgggctggggtagtgtgggctggggttgattgggctggggtagtgtgggcTGGAGTAGGGTGGGCTGGGGTAGAGtgggctggggtagtgtgggctggagtagtgtgggctggggtagtgtgggctggggtagtgtgggctggggtcgagtgggctggggtagtgtgggctggggttgattgggctggggtagtgtgggctggagtagtgtgggctggggtcgattgggctggggtagtgtgggctggggtcgattgggctggggtagtgtgggcTGGGGTCGATTGGGCTGGTGGGGGTCCATtgggctggggtagtgtgggctggggtagtgtgggctggggtcgattgggctggggtagtgtgggctggggtcgattgggctggggtagtgtgggctggggtagtgtgggcTGGAGTagggggctgggctgggctggggtagtgtgggctggggtcgattgggctggggtagtgtgggcTGGGGTAGGGTGGGCTGGGGTAGTGTGGACTGGGGTAGATtgggctggggtagtgtgggcTGGGGTAGGGGGCTGGGCTGGGGTAGAGTGGGATGGGGTCGATTGGGCTGGAGTAGTGTGGGCTGGGGTCGATtgggctggggtagtgtgggctggggtcgagtgggctggggtagtgtgggctggggtagtgtgggctggggtcgattgggctggggtagtgtgggcTGGGGTAGTAGTGGGCTGGAGTAGGGtgggctggggtagtgtgggctggggtagtgtgggctggggtagtgtgggctggggtcgattgggctggggtagtgtgggcTGGAGTAGGGTGGGCTGGAGTAGAGtgggctggggtagtgtgggctggggtagtgtgggctggggtagtgtgggctggggtagagtgggctggggtagtgtgggctggggtagtgtgggcTGGGATCGATtgggctggggtagtgtgggctggagtagtgtgggctggggtcgattgggctggggtagtgtgggctggggtcgattgggctggggtagtgtgggctggggtagtgtgggcTGGAGTAGGGtgggctggggtagtgtgggctggggtcgattgggctggggtagtgtgggctggggtagtgtgggcTGGGGTAGGGTTGGCTGGGGTAGTGTGGGCTGGGGTCGATtgggctggggtagtgtgggcTGGGGTAGGGTGGGCTGGGGTAGTGTGGACTGGGGTCGATtgggctggggtagtgtgggcTGGGGTAGGGTGGGCTGGGGTAGAGTGGGATGGGGTCGATtgggctggggtagtgtgggctggggtcgattgggctggggtagtgtaggctggggtagtgtgggctggggtcgattgggctggggtagtgtgggctggggtagtgtgggctggggtagggtgggctggggtagtgtgggctggggtagtgtgggctggggtagtgtgggctggggtcgattgggctggggtagtgtgggctggggtagtgtgggctggggtcgattgggctggggtagtgtgggctggggtcgactgggctggggtagtgtgggctggggtcgattgggctggggtagtgtgggctggggtagtgtgggctggggtcgattgggctggggtagtgtgggctggggtcgattgggctggggtagtgtgggctggggtagtgtgggctggggtagtgtgggctggggtagagtgggctggggtagtgtgggctggggtcgattgggctggggtagtgtgggctggggtcgattgggctggggtagtgtgggcTGGAGTAGGGtgggctggggtagtgtgggctggggtcgattgggctggggtagtgtgggctggggtagggtgggctggggtagtgtgggctggggtcgattgggctggggtagtgtgggctggggtagtgtgggcTGGGGTCGATTGGGCTGGAGTAGGGTGGCTGGGGTAGAGTGGGATGGGTGGCCCAGAAGACAGTTGAGTggtgggagaatgagagagagagagagagagagagagagagagagagagagagagagagagagagagagagagagagagagagagagagatggcaaattGATGGAGAACAGTTAGGGTAACatcaggagagagaaggagattgtGTTTTTGTTCGATCAGCAGTGCTCTGCCTTGTGTGTttgtagctgtgtgtagctgtgtgtagttgcTTGTGTGtttgtagctgtgtgtagttgcgtgtgtgtagctgtgtgtagctgtgcgtgtgtgtgtatgtgcacctaCCTCAAGAGACTCAACCTTAATGTGACGAGAAGCTAACCCAGCCTCAGCTTGAGCCTCAGCCATAACCACAAACTTAGTTCAGCTAGAGCCTCAGTTTGTGCCTCAGCTAGTGCCTCAGCTAGAGCCTCAGCTAGAGCCTCAGCTAGAGCCTCCGCTAGAGCCTCAGCTAGAGCCTCCGCTAGAGCCTCAGCTTGTGCCTCAGCTAGAGCCTCAGCTAGTGCCTCAGCTAGTGCCTCAGCTAGTGCCTCAGCTAGAGCCTCAGCTAGAGCCTCAGCTAGAACCTCAGCTAGTGCCTCAGCTAGAGCCCCAGCTAGTGCCTCAGCTAGAGCCTCAGTTAGAGCCTCAGCTAGAGCCTCAGCTAGTGCCTCAGCTAGAGCCCCAGCTAGTGCCTCAGCTAGAGCCTCAGCTCGAGCCTCAGCCTCTGTCAATGCCCAAGTAGAAAGTTCCTCCTGTGAGTCCACACTGACTGCGCTGCAGTTTAAACAGCTGGACTTCCCTTGGAGGCTAattttcctctgtctgtctctcagagtCCCACTGATAAGGTAATTACTCTAATGAATTTAAGTGGTGATTAGAGCTCTCTACAGGACTGAATGAGGTGGTGGGTAGCAGGAAGTCTGGTAATGCTCTTATTTCAAGCTGTTTACAAAGTTTCTGTGGTTGGAATTATGTCTGCGCTGCTGTGCCTGTGTACGTTGATTTAGTGAAGTGAAGAGAGGTCAGTGGCAGTGCTGTTGATTACTGTTCACCTCCTGTTCTTCAGactggagaagatggagagactggAGGAGGTAGTATAGTAGTGAGCATGTTTGGTCTCAATTCGAAATGAAGTcactcaattcaggaagtgatttgaaataaataaataaaacacaataAAAAGTAGATATATTTCTAATGAATTGTTTCTTCTTTTAGGTTTATTAAGTCACTGAAAATAAAAGCCCTTCAATTATTTAATTGGAATTTTGGAATTAACTTCCTGAGTTCAATttgaattgagcccaaccctggtaGTGAGACTACAGACATGGCTATCCAAGGCCAGGGCCCTAGGAATGGTGGGATTATCTACTTTTATCTGCTATACTTTGGGGAAAGTGGCTGATTTCCCCCTTTTTCCAGACGGTCAACAAGGACACTGTCTGAGAAACGTGAAATGTCTACCGGGAGCACTATCTTATTAGATGTTGGTAGTTTTTTCTTTTTAACTAACTTCTGAATAATAGTTTTCTCTTTACGTTGTGATTCAACAGAATTATATAGTCAAAGAGCAACGAGGCTGACGTTATTTACAATGCAGACGACATCGAGCTAAAAATATGCATTTTAATTTAACAGAGCAAACACCATTAGATCTCTGTATTCACACAGCGAGCTCATTAAATTCGAGATTAACTTCAGATGTTGACCTGCTTCTTAGCCTTTCTTAAAAAAGGTTTCACTTTGTTTGGAGTGAATCAACAACAAAGACAAAAACTGCATAGTTACTGTCACATTAGATTTAAAAACCCAGCTCATATCAATTTCACTCGACACAAAACAACACTATTCACATCCAGGATCTCATTGAATGTAACCAGATGGTAGTTGAGACTACTGGAAATCACGAAAGGAGCAATTCAGAGATATGGAGAAAGATAGCTCTATTAAATGAGCGATGAGAATGGACAGAACAAGTAAAATACTAAATTAGGCATGAGTGAAAATGTCTGACTGCTGTGGTAATTGTGTCCATttgagagcagcagagagagagagagagaagctgccTCATGCAGGGACACATCTGAACCATGAAAGCACTGCGGTCGGCGGCCGTCTGGCTTGGCGACCGCAGTGAACCATTGTTTTCCACCTCTATATCTCCATCTCTGGTCTGACATGGTTAGAGCTATTTCCCCAAACACTCCCAGACCGTCTTCTTATTCATCCACATCTGTTTGTGAAAAGCCAGGCCCAATCACTAGATCAGAACTGGGGTTACTTCTGTCCACTAACCAGACCTTCAGAGCCCCATTTGCAGAACTGTTTATCAGAGGCATTACTGTGAATATTACTGTGAAAATTACTGTGAATCTGAGCTGGAGCAGAACATGATGGTGCAGAGTGAACGGTAATTATGATTGGCCAATTTGCTGTGATTAATCTCTGCCATaggggaggggtgggtgggttggtGTTAGAGGTAGCGAGGGGGCTGATGGGTGGTGAGTCAGTTAAAGGAGATGAGTCTGGAAAAGACCCTGTGTgtcacctctctctatctctttttttctctctctctttttctcattcagtctctctcagtctctctctctttctatctttctgtctctctttctcattatctctctctctctctctctctctctctctctctttctgtctctatctttctgtctctctttctcaatctctctctctctttctgtctctctctttctctctttctgtctctccctttctctctttctcattctctctatatttatccctctctctttctctctcactctctctctaactgtctaATCTCATACACACTGCAGTACATTGCTGCATAATCCCCAATGAAGCAAGATTAAAGCTCCGCATGCCACTGTGGGGCCATGTGTGTTATGAACGTGTGTTTGTAAGGAATCAGAGAATTAGTGACATTCCCAGGTTGTATAAAACGCCTCCTGGAGGCCCTCTGTTCTGGATAATCCAGTAGTCACAGGGAGTCACCACAGGTCAACGGGTGCAGGAGCCACAGATGTAGGACAGGTCAGGACATGTCCTCTGTCACATGGCTTTTCATTTCATATTTCCTGATCCTGTCCCTCTGTGTTGGGCTTTGATTCTCTGTCTACTGGCACTACGCCACGCTGATATAaactgatacagacagacaggtgacattATGGTTTTGTGTAACCTCCTTCCTTTTTACAAAAGAAAAGCAAACATTTACGGCACGGTTtgcccaaactcggtcctggggccctcCCCAGGAGCATGTTTTTCTTTGCCCTAGTGCTATACAGCTGATTCCAATAagcaaagcttgatgatgagtttgttATTTGAATCAGCCGTGTAGTGCTATGGCAAAAAATCTAAATGTGCACCCAGGACCGAGTTTAGGAAACCCTGATCTATGGAACATGTGACATGGTAAACTTTCTCCGGAAGCTGGAGCTTTGGTTAAGCTGTGTTGTGGCAGTGTGAACTACTTTATTACTTCAACATCACACAGTACACCTTGCCTTGGCTACAGCACGGACTGACTGTGTACTAATGAGTGTGTTCTGTACTGTCTGGTCTGGGATTGTTTGTCATTGCAGCCTTGCCTTCTGACAGGATGCTAATGTAGCCAAAATATGAGATGGCACAGTCACACACCACTGTTCAtacatttcaattccagtcaattcaggaagtacgcTGAAATTCTATTTCCAATactcttcaatgcttttcaattaggACAATGTGGGATTGGAATAGAAATTTGGTTTACTCTCTGAATTGATTGCAAACGAAATGAAAATAATTGACCCCAATCCTAGAGGCCGAGGGCCACTAAAGTGTATTTCTAAACACCCATTTGGGAAGACTGAGTGATTGGGGGAGACAGAATATTCACCATTGGTTTTCTTCATCTGCGACTGAGGGCTCATTTTGCCTCCTGTCAGTAGTGATCAATGGGGCCTTGTTGTTTATTTGCTTGTATAACAGAATGACAGGCATCCTTGTAGGCGTACTTTTATTGTGTTGCTGCATGCTTGAATACCCAAAGTGCCAACACACTCCACACATCTCTGATGGCACTCAGTCAATACCGCTCACTCTAATGAGCGAAGTGTTAGCTCTGCCACAGTTCTGCCTCTGATGCTTTCTCTGAGGCAGGAACACAAAAAACACTAACCTCTCTACAGGTGTAGGTACTTAATCCTACAACAAGAGGAAATGTGgattattgtgtggattataattaatggacattccGTAGTGGTTGATATATCTGAAATTTCATGGTGGAATTTACAAACTTCTGAAACACGGAAATTTTCATAGGAAAGttttcctgcaacagggtgatcaaagatggtgccgacagagatggtcacccgcttcgcgttcttaggaaactatgcagtatttcgtttttttatgtattatttctgacattgttaccccagaaaatcttaagtcttattacatataGCCGGGCAGAACTAATGGATATACGAGCAACATTAATTTAccaacattacaaccaggaatatgACTGTCCAGAAGTGGATCCTCTcttcggaccaccacccaggacaaagGATCTAATCCCAGCAGCTGACCGAAAACAACGGCgacgcagaaggggcagacggagcggtcttctggtcaggcttcgGAAACAGGCACATTACTCACCACTCCAGAGTATACTATACTCGCCagtgtccagtctcttgacaacaaggtatacaaaattcgagcaagggttgccttccagagagacaacagacaccgtaacattctctgtttcacagaaacatgtctctctcgggatatgttgtcagaaACGGTCCAGCCACCAGacttctccatgcatcgcgccgacagagataaacacttttctaggaagaggaagggtgggggtgtatgccttatgattaacaacTGATGGTGCgattataacaacacacaggaactCAATTCCTTCtgctcacctgacctagaattccttacaatcaaatgccggccaTTCTTCCTACCAAGAGAAATCTCATCAGTTATAGTCACAACTGTGTACACCCCCCCTCAAAGCGCaatccaccgcatttaaccatggaaagaggtctggcgatatggctgaatataaacagtgtagttatttctTCCACAAGACAATCAAAAAAGCGAAATGCTGGTACAGGGACGAGGTGGAGTCGCATTTCAACGGCTctgacacgagacgtatgtggcagggtctacaggaaatcacggactacaaaaacaaaaacagccaCGTCACGGATACCGACGTCACGCTTccggacaaactaaacaccttctttgcccgctttgaggataatacagtgccaccgtctCAGTGGCttacatgagtaaaacatttaaacatgttaactcTCGCAAGGTTGCTGGCGCTGACGACATCTCTATCTGCGTTCTCAGAGCACGCgccagaccagctggctggtgtgtttacggacctATTTTATTGCTCCCTATCCTAGTCTGTTGTCGCCAgttgcttcaagatggctaccattgttcctgtacccaagaaggcaaagataactgaactaaatgactaccgccccatagcactctgtcatcatgaaatgtTTTGAGAGGCTCGTCAATGATGAAGTCACCGCCACCTTACTGGCccccctagacccacttcagtttgcataccgccccagcATACCACCCCAAATGACGAAATCGCCATCGcaatgcacactgccctatcccatctggacaaaaataaTACCTATGGAAGAAtgctcattgactacagctcagcatgcaacaccatagtaccctccaagctcatcatcaagctggaggccctgggtctcgaccccgccctgtgcaactgggtcctggactttctgatgggccgcccccatgtggtgaaggtaggaaacaacatctccacttcactgaccctcaacactgggaccccacaagggtgtgtgctcagccctctcctgcactccctgttcacccacaactgtgtggccatgcacgcctccaactcaatcatcaagttttgcAGATGATACAACAGTAGTgagcttgatcaccaacaacgacgagatggcctacagggaggaggtgagggcactcggagtgtggtgtcaggaaagcAACCTCttactcaacatcaacaaaacaaaggagatgatcgtggacttcaggaaacagcagagggagcacccccctatgcACATCGAAGGAAcaatagtggagaaggtggaacgttataagttcctgggcgtacacgtcacaaacaaactgaaatggtccacccacacagacagtgtggtgaagaaggcacaacaacgcctcttcaacctcaggaggctgaagaaatttggcttgccacccaaaaccctgacaaacctttacagatgcacaatcgagaacatcctgttgggctgtatcacagcctggtacggcaactgcaccgccctcaaccgcaaggctctccagagggtggtgcggtctgcgcaaactacctgccctccaggacaccttcagtacccgatgttacaggaagtcCAAAAAGATCTTCAAGGACaccaaccacccgagccactgcctgttcacaccgttatcctctagaaggcgaggtcagtacacgtgcatcaaagcagggaccgagagattgagaaacagcttctatctcaaggccatcggactgctaaacagccatcactaactcagagaggctgctgcctacattgacacccaatcactggacactttaataaatgcatcatTAGTCACTTTAAGCAATGCCACTCGAAATAATGCCGCTTTAATTATGTCTACATATATTACATTACTAATAtcacatgtatgtactgtattgaGACCCTGCACGCCCCGACcatagagctttttatgtctctattttggtttggtcagggtgtgatttgggtgggcattctatgttcctttttctatgtttttgtatttctttgttttggcagGGTATGTTTATCAatctgtctatcgttgtctctgattgggaaccatacttaggtaactTTTTTCCCACAGgttttttgtgggtagttgttttctgtatagtttagtttccttacagaactgttcattTTCCTCTTTTGTTATTTTTGTGCTAGTGTTCTGATTTAATCAAATATCATGAACACGtgccacgctgcgctttggtccagtcATTCACAGGAAGAGGATCGTTacagacccaatcactggacactttaataaatggatcactagtcactttaaacaatgcaacTTTAAATAATGAAACTTgaaaaatgtttacatatcttacattactcata from Oncorhynchus keta strain PuntledgeMale-10-30-2019 chromosome 27, Oket_V2, whole genome shotgun sequence carries:
- the LOC127912622 gene encoding glutamine-rich protein 2-like, with product MCPAKSPNLPSHIPQSAQPHPPMCPATSPNVPSHISQCAQPHPPMCPATSPNVPSHILQSAQPHPPMCPATSPNVPSHIPQSVQPHPPMCPATSPNVPSHILQSAQPHPPICPATSPNVPSHIPQKWAGVVWADVEWAGLEWAGVVWAGVVWAGVVWAGVDWAGVVWAGVVWAGVDWAGVVWAGVVWAGVVWAGVEWAGVVWAGVVWAGVDWAGVVWAGVVWAGVVWAGVVWAGVVWAGVDWAGVVWAGVVWAGVDWAGVVWAGVVWARVVWAGVDWAGVVWAGVVWAGVDWAGVVWAGVVWAGVVWPGVVWAGVGARLGWVWAGVVWAGVVWAGVVWAGVDWAGVVWAGVVWAGVGWAGVVWAGVDWAGVVWAGVGWAGVVWAGVDWAGVVWAGVGWAGVEWDGVDWAGVVWAGVDWAGVVWAGVDWAGVVWAGVVWAGVDWAGVVWAGVDWAGVVWAGVVWAGVGWAGVVWAGVEWAGVVWAGVVWAGVVWAGVVWAGVEWAGVVWAGVDWAGVVWAGVGWAGVEWAGVVWAGVVWAGVVWAGVVWAGVEWAGVVWAGVDWAGVVWAGVLAGVVWAGVDWAGVVWAGVGWAGVVWTGVDWAGVVWAGVVWAGVDWAGVVWAGVVWAGVGWAGVVWAGVVWAGVVWAGVDWAGVVWAGVVWAGVDWAGVVWAGVDWAGVVWAGVDWAGVVWAGVVWAGVDWAGVVWAGVDWAGVVWAGVVWAGVVWAGVEWAGVVWAGVDWAGVVWAGVDWAGVVWAGVGWAGVVWAGVDWAGVVWAGVGWAGVLVPQLEPQLEPQLEPPLEPQLEPPLEPQLVPQLEPQLVPQLVPQLVPQLEPQLEPQLEPQLVPQLEPQLVPQLEPQLEPQLEPQLVPQLEPQLVPQLEPQLEPQPLSMPK